Part of the Propioniciclava sp. MC1595 genome is shown below.
GGGCCCAGCCTATTCGCGCCTACAATGGCGGCCATGAGAGCGGTGCCCCTGGTCGTGTCGGCTCTCGCGTTGGGGGCGGCCGCCGTGCTGCGCAGCCGACGCGAGCGTCGTGATCGGGATGCCCGGGTGTGGGCCGCCGCCACCGACGCCCTCGCGGGCGAACCCCGGAGGGACGACGCATGAGCAGGCCTGGGCGCGCCATGGAGGAACCACGCCGGCGCCGGAACGGGTTCCTCACCTGGTTCTTCGCCGTCATCGGCATCGTCGTGGCGCTCGCGATGATGGTGGGCGGCTTCTACGTGTGGCGGATGTGGTCCACCGCGAGCGACATCGAGCGCACCAACACCTTGCTCCCGTCGGGGGAGACCGACGACCCCGAGCGCCCGGCCGCCGACGCGTCGGTGGAGGGCTCGTTCAACTATGTGCTGATGGGCAGCGACTCCCGCGGCGACGGCGACCGGGGGCGCAGCGACGTGCTGATGCTCGCCCACGTCCCGCCGACCCGCGACAAGGTCTACATCGTGTCCTTCCCCCGTGACATGTGGGTGCAGATCCCCGGGCGCGGGCAGGCCAAGATCAACGCCGCGTACGCCTACGGCGGCGAGGCGCTCGCGACCCGCACGCTCGAGTCGCTGGTCGGCGTGCGGATGGACCACGCCGCCAAGATCAACTTCGACGGCTTCATGGGGCTGACGACCCAGCTGGGCGGGGTCACGGTGAACAACAAGCACGCCTCCTCCGTGGGGGAGTACAGCTGGCCCAAGGGCGAGGTGACGATCCAGGGCGAGGAGGCGCTGACCTACGTCCGGCAGCGATACGGCCTGCCCAACGGCGACCTCGACCGGGCCGAGCGGCAGCGCGCGGTGGTCAAGGCGATCCTGATGAAGATGCTGACCCTCGACGTGCTCGCCAACCCGCTGAAGTTCAACGAGGTCATGGGCCAGCTCGGCCAGTACTTCACGGTCGACGAGGGACTGACCAACCAGGTGATCTTCTCAACGGCGACCAGCATGCGGGTGAACTCCGGCGACGACATCGTGATCCTGCAGGCGCCGATCTCCGGGTTCGGGACGTCGGGCGACGGCCAGTCGATCGACATCGTCAACGAGCCACAGCTCGCCGAGATGGCGCAGGCCGTGCGCACCGGGACCATGGCCGACTACGCGGCCAAGTACAAGGAC
Proteins encoded:
- a CDS encoding LCP family protein gives rise to the protein MSRPGRAMEEPRRRRNGFLTWFFAVIGIVVALAMMVGGFYVWRMWSTASDIERTNTLLPSGETDDPERPAADASVEGSFNYVLMGSDSRGDGDRGRSDVLMLAHVPPTRDKVYIVSFPRDMWVQIPGRGQAKINAAYAYGGEALATRTLESLVGVRMDHAAKINFDGFMGLTTQLGGVTVNNKHASSVGEYSWPKGEVTIQGEEALTYVRQRYGLPNGDLDRAERQRAVVKAILMKMLTLDVLANPLKFNEVMGQLGQYFTVDEGLTNQVIFSTATSMRVNSGDDIVILQAPISGFGTSGDGQSIDIVNEPQLAEMAQAVRTGTMADYAAKYKDQPLAGGR